CTTGTGAAGGGCAGAGGACACTATTTCCTGCCCGCCCAGCCAGCAGGCAAAACAACTCTGGGAGGCTCTTCCCCTGCCCGAGCAGACACTGGCAGGCTCCACCGGCTTGTGCTTGTTGGGACTTGGTGTCCAGGGCAGCAGGGGAGTGGTGGGTGGGAGCACACCTACCCACAGCCTCAAGCCTGGGGCTCAGGCTCAGACCTCGGAGAGCAACGCCCCAAGGGTGAGCAGCTCACAGTGCTGCCGCAGCAACGGAGTTCAGATACCAACTTCCGGTGACCAGGCTGTGTAAACATGATCCAAGCACACTGCATTCGTGTCTGAATATGCCATGAAAAGTCGATCCACCACTCAGAGAACTGGCTGCTTTCAGAGGAGCCAGGCGGGCTCAGTCCCAGCACACACGTGGCAGCTCAGCCCAGCCTGTACCCACAGTTCTCAGAGGacctgacgccttcttctggctgCAGACAGCTCTTGCAAATGTGTTACATGTGAACTCACCCaagtacacatgaaataaaataatttttaaaaagaaaatttcattctaAACAAACCAGGAGCCAGGCGTAGAGATTCCCAAGTTCAATCCtagctcctgggaggcagaggcaggcgacaTGGCTGAGCCCGTTTCAAAAAGGAAGCCTAACCAAACTGACAAAACACAAGCCTAGGTGTGTGGTGGAACACAGACGTCACCAAAGCCCATTGGGAAACCGAGGCAAGGAAACTTGttttgagttcaaggacaccTGTGctagagtgggggggggggggctggcaaGGCTCGGTGAGGACCTTGCTATCCGGCAGGACTGTGGGAGCGAGCTCCATTCCTAACACTGACAGGAGACAGCAGCCCCCAGGTGTCTTCCAACAGCCCTCATGTagggtacacacatgtgcacaccaacTATAAATGAAAAGCTTTaaacagaggccagcctggtctacagagtgagttccaggacagccagggctacacagagaaaccctgtctcaaaaaaccaaaaaccaaaccaaaacaaaaaagtcagagGATGTCACTCTGAGGGACACGCAACCAGCATGTGTGAGAATGGCGATTCAGGGCCACGGCAGATGTGTACTGCTGGGCACAGCACAGCAGCTCCGTGAGGAGAGCTCCTGCAGTGACAGCAGGAGAAAGCAGCCTCCCACAGCAGCCTTAAACCAACCAGGACCAGGTCCCAGGCCACAAGAAGCTGCCAGTCAAGAGCTTAGCCACTCCCCTGACCTAATCCCCAGACCAGGCACTGGGCTCCAAAGGGGCAAGAGCAGATACAACCTCCCAGgcagcagcagacagacagacagtcagtcagacacacactcacacaccccttCCCCAGAGATTGCTTGCCCTAGGTTATGACTGCACCAGACAGGGACTTCCCCAGGAAAACGGATGCAAAAGGTAGGGCCTAGAGTAGCCCTGACCAAGGAAGGACTCAACAAGACACATGGGAGCCCACCCTCCCACAGGGCATCCCGGCATCCTGTCTGCTTCCCCTCCTGTTGCTGCCTGTCCTGGGAGCAGCCGGCCACAGCCACTTACCATATTGACCATAGGGGAAGTCCGGCTGGGCTGTTGGGGGTTTGCTCATGTCTGGGGCAGCCTGAGACGGAGGTGGTGGGAAGGCCAGCGGGGCAGCCCCTGGGGTGGCAGGTGGAGGAGGGACCCCTGGAGGGGCGAACTGATCAGGGGGTGGAGGCGGAGGACCGTAGCCAAAACCTGTAGGGATAGGAGAGCAGGGCATGAGTAGCCTGTGCCTGCTGCGTAACTGAGCGTGCGCCAGTGTCCACCAAGCTCATCCTACCAGACACTGCGCAGGCTGGGACTCCGCCCAGGGCACTGTCCCTTGGAGACAGTTCAGACAGGCTGCTCAGGACAGAACCAGACCAGAGCACCAGGCAGTAATGGACATAGCAAGGAATGCTAGGTGAAAACTCTGGAAGCAAGGGCTAGCCActgccgggcgttggtggcgcacgcctttaatcccagcactctgggaggcagagacaggcggatttctgagtttgaggccagtctggtctatagagtgagttccaggacagccagggctatatacagagaaaccctgtctcgaaaccccccccccccaaagcaaacaaacaaaaaaccccaagagCTAGCCACTACCAGGGCCAGCATACACCTGCGTACTGAGCACCTGTCTGGCTGCAGGAGGCCCAGGCCTCCACCCCAGTAccagcagacagcaggcagacTACTCAGAAAGCTCAGTCACTTGAGCTGCCTGTGTCTGCTGGGACCAGGCCAGCTAGGCCAGATGAACTAGACCCAGGCCACTGCTCTGCCTTGGGCAATGTGGATGGGGTGCAAGTCTCATCAGTATGCACCCATTGGGAAGACcggggtgtgggtgggggtggggacgggAGTCCTGGGTCAGCTCCTTCCCAGAGTCTACCATAACCTAATTGCACGCCCGGTAGACATTGCCGGCCCAAGCCTACATAAAGCACAGCCCAATAATCGGAGAACCTCCCATGAACCTCCCAtgaactctaagccagccccagatGGATGACAGCTGATATGCTGGGTCTGTTCTGAAGGGGCAGCACTCACTGAACTGTGGTGGAGCGCCATAGCCCTGTGGGAAGCCCTGTGGTGGTGGGAAGCCTCCAGGCGGTGTAGATACAATGTAGGAGgtgaagggtgggggtgggggtggggctcctcTGCCCGCAGGGGGTGGGCCATAGCCGCCTGCAACACAAGAGATGGTAAGTGTGGGGCAAAGCACCCGGCACAGCCCAGACCCAGGGGTCAAATCCAGGCTCTCCTCCCAACACCAGCTACCCTGTGCCCATAGCCACAGGCCTGGTGTGCACTCGGGCCCTTTCCACGTGACTCACCGATGGCCTGTCCTGCTGGCACCCACATTCCTagtgagaaaacagaagagaaggggCCAGTTAGTCTGTTTGTGACTTCCCTTGGTGTTAACAAGTTTCTCAATAGGTCTAAGGAGGGAAGCGCTGTCCACAGCCCAGGCCCCAGCCTCACACAGAAGAGAACCCAAACAACAGGGCCCCTCTCTGCTGCACCTGCTCGGCCAAGATGGCCTGTGCCCTCAAACCAGGAGCCTTTGCAAACTTCCTTAAGCTGCTGTTGTCAGAAAGACAAGGAAAACCCGACGAGGGGTTGTGTCATAAACATGGTCCCTTCAATGCCAGCTCGAGTCTCTTGGTGAAGTCTGCGCCTACCCCGCCCGTCACCCACAGGTGCTGTGCTGACCAGGCCTGGGAGGCCGCACACAGTCTGCCGCAGAGGGGATGGGTGCGGCTACCTCAGGGCCGGCAGCAGAGGGAGAACCTTGCAcggtggtgtggtggtggggtgATGGGAGGTCTGCCATCCTAGCCCtttgagactgaggcaggaagactggaagtccaaagctagcctgggcaacacatatacctgtctcctgaaggaagggaaaggaggaactTGTCCGGAGGCTGTGGTGCCTGTCAGCAGTAAACATCATCACAGCCTGTGACCTGAGCTCATGTCCAGCGCTGAGGGAAACCAACTTTCACACTATGTAGGTCAAAGAGGGAAGTCTAGAACTAGGAGGGGTCACCTGCAGACTGGGCCCTCCTGGAAGACACTGCCAAGCTCCTGTGTTTATTTTTGACAGCCAGGGACTGGGCACAGGAGGTGACAGACACACTTAGGCTAACTCCAGAGCCACACCCCATGCTTCCCGGGGCCTCAGGCCTCCTGCAGCCTCTCGTTCCTGTGGTGGTGCTTGACCCAGCGCTGGGGAACAGGAAGGCAGCCCCCACACCTGTGCCTTACCTTGTGGGCCGTATCCTTGTTGCCACGTTGGTGGGGGCTGCCCCGCCCAGCCGTTGGCTGCACTGGGCGCCACTCGGCTGCCCCACTGGCtggctcctggctgtcctggtgctTGGTTTTTGCTGTCCCGAGGTTCAGCCCGTTTAACCTCCACCTAAACAAACCGAGTGCACTTCAGGGAGAAGCCAAGGTGGCGCCCCTGCCCTTCAGACACCCAAGTGACTTACGACTACACTTAACGCCTTATGACTTACAGTGAGTACTTAAGATAAGCTTACTTAGGACAGTaagtttctttcttaaaaaaaaaaaaaagtttgctctttaatttcttttataaaaaaaaatgtttctcaggTACAACAGATGCATCTGGAAGATGCCCTGTGCCCCCCTCCACTGtaagcagcagcaggaggcagagcccTGGGGAGATCGCCATGGAGGGCACCGAGTGGTACCCTGCTTATAGAGCAGGCAGTCTCCTCGCACCCAGAgagccaccccccaccccctgcataCCTGAGAAACACGCTGGCTTTGACTCGATTATTTAAAATGTCTAGTGGAAGATAAAGACTTACCTTCCCCAGGCTAATGCTTAAAGAATCTCAGTTAACTCAAAGGCATGTCAGAGGGAATGGATGTAAGAGCCTTACGATACAGCTAACAAAAAAGTCAACAAACATGCAATAAAATGGACATTGGGATCAGTAAGCAGCCTTCATACTGTGTGTGGCAGCAGCCCGGTCCTGGCCCAGCAAGGGGACAGGGACAGCAGGGGGGTGGGGGCTAACAGAAGCTGGAGTGCATGGCCTACTTAGGCCAGGGTGTGACCTCACTGTCTTCTGAGGGCACACTGACTGCTCAGCAGTCCTGCCCGGGCTGCCTGTGTGCCCAGCAGGGACAGGGCAGGAGCCAAGCACTCTGCTCGACTGCTCGGTGTTTGCCGACAGCggcacaccccacccccacccgccagTGCCCAAGAATG
The sequence above is drawn from the Apodemus sylvaticus chromosome 20, mApoSyl1.1, whole genome shotgun sequence genome and encodes:
- the Dazap1 gene encoding DAZ-associated protein 1 isoform X4; this encodes MMRRSSGLEVEVKRAEPRDSKNQAPGQPGASQWGSRVAPSAANGWAGQPPPTWQQGYGPQGMWVPAGQAIGGYGPPPAGRGAPPPPPPFTSYIVSTPPGGFPPPQGFPQGYGAPPQFSFGYGPPPPPPDQFAPPGVPPPPATPGAAPLAFPPPPSQAAPDMSKPPTAQPDFPYGQYGYGQDLSGFGQGFSDPSQQPPSYGGPSVPGSGGPPAGGSGFGRGQNHNVQGFHPYRR